One genomic segment of Streptomyces sp. RerS4 includes these proteins:
- a CDS encoding nuclear transport factor 2 family protein, which produces MSQHPDCALIHRGYEAFGAGDMEKLGALMTADVIHHVPGNNPLSGHHKGRDAVLDLYRRLGEETGGTYQVTLHSVMADGRGHAMSFHTVRADRGDRGIEIREGLFFTIVGGKITDIDECTEDIDEHDAFWS; this is translated from the coding sequence ATGTCGCAGCATCCTGACTGTGCCCTGATCCACCGTGGCTACGAGGCCTTCGGTGCGGGGGACATGGAGAAACTGGGCGCGCTGATGACGGCCGACGTCATCCACCACGTACCCGGCAACAACCCGCTCTCGGGACACCACAAGGGACGGGACGCCGTCCTCGACCTCTACCGCCGGCTCGGGGAGGAGACGGGCGGCACCTACCAGGTCACCCTCCATTCCGTCATGGCGGACGGCCGCGGACACGCCATGTCCTTCCACACCGTCCGCGCGGACCGGGGTGACCGGGGCATCGAGATCCGCGAGGGCCTCTTCTTCACCATCGTCGGAGGCAAGATCACCGACATAGACGAGTGCACCGAGGACATCGACGAGCACGACGCCTTCTGGAGCTGA
- a CDS encoding cytochrome P450 — MSCPALPEGFDATDPDLLQERVPLPEFAQLRRTAPVWWCPQPRGITGFDDDGYWAVTRHADVKYVSTHPELFSSTTNTAIIRFNAHVQREQIDAQRLIMLNMDPPEHTRVRQIVQRGFTPRAIRGLERALRERARKIAEGAREASADGSFDFVTQVACELPLQAIAELIGVPQEDRTRIFDWSNKMIAYDDPEYAITEEVGSNAAVELIGYAMNLAAERKECPAKDIVTQLVAAEGQGNLGSDEFGFFVLLLAVAGNETTRNAISHGMHAFLTHPEQWELYKATRPATAAEEIVRWATPVVSFQRTATRDTELGGQKIKAGDRVGMFYSSANHDPEVFENPDVFDITRDPNPHLGFGGGGPHFCLGKSLAVMEIDLIFNALADTLPDLRLSGEAPRRLRAAWLNGIKELRVSHGQAV, encoded by the coding sequence ATGTCGTGTCCCGCGCTGCCCGAAGGCTTCGACGCCACCGACCCCGACCTCCTCCAAGAGCGGGTCCCCCTCCCCGAGTTCGCACAGCTGCGGCGGACGGCGCCCGTCTGGTGGTGCCCGCAACCCCGGGGCATCACCGGCTTCGACGACGACGGCTACTGGGCCGTCACCCGGCACGCGGACGTCAAGTACGTCTCCACGCACCCGGAGCTCTTCTCCTCCACCACCAACACCGCGATCATCCGCTTCAACGCGCACGTCCAACGCGAACAGATAGACGCCCAGCGGCTGATCATGCTGAACATGGACCCGCCGGAGCACACCCGCGTACGCCAGATCGTCCAGCGGGGCTTCACCCCCCGCGCCATCCGCGGCCTGGAACGGGCCCTGCGCGAGCGGGCCCGCAAGATCGCCGAGGGGGCCCGCGAGGCCTCGGCGGACGGCAGCTTCGACTTCGTCACGCAGGTGGCCTGCGAGCTCCCGCTCCAGGCGATCGCCGAGCTGATCGGCGTACCGCAGGAGGACCGGACGCGGATCTTCGACTGGTCGAACAAGATGATCGCCTACGACGACCCGGAGTACGCGATCACCGAGGAGGTCGGCTCCAACGCGGCCGTCGAACTCATCGGCTACGCCATGAACCTCGCCGCAGAGCGCAAGGAGTGCCCGGCCAAGGACATCGTCACGCAGCTGGTCGCGGCCGAGGGCCAGGGCAACCTGGGCTCCGACGAGTTCGGGTTCTTCGTGCTGCTCCTGGCGGTCGCGGGCAACGAGACCACGCGCAACGCCATCAGCCACGGCATGCACGCCTTCCTCACCCACCCCGAGCAGTGGGAGCTGTACAAGGCGACCCGGCCGGCCACGGCGGCCGAGGAGATCGTCCGCTGGGCCACCCCGGTGGTGTCCTTCCAGCGCACCGCCACCCGGGACACCGAACTGGGCGGGCAGAAGATCAAGGCCGGCGACCGGGTGGGCATGTTCTACTCCTCCGCCAACCACGACCCCGAGGTCTTCGAGAACCCGGACGTCTTCGACATCACCCGCGACCCGAACCCGCACCTCGGCTTCGGCGGCGGTGGCCCGCACTTCTGCCTGGGCAAGTCCCTGGCCGTCATGGAGATCGACCTGATCTTCAACGCCCTCGCCGACACCCTGCCCGACCTGCGCCTCAGCGGCGAGGCCCCGAGGCGCCTGCGGGCGGCCTGGCTCAACGGCATCAAGGAACTCCGGGTCAGCCACGGCCAGGCCGTTTAG
- a CDS encoding bifunctional glycosyltransferase 87/phosphatase PAP2 family protein: MGGGGSGRLGAVRLLLWALAAVLTIRQAAAVLSVPPGEWLSGFHLPGSLPGSLYDAAQFTGTPFAGLVLKPLVGLAAPSLEVAWTCVTLLFVAGIGLVAARALPDPVPRRTAWLAAPVLVALMMVSLPVREAASPGQTAVLPVLLVLLAFFRVPGERPAGFLVGLAAALQPALLLFAPLLWLSGRRPTAKAAAVTFAGATALSWASLPRDSWTYWVEHLAGTGLGGAPDSLANQSVHGALLRFGLGGPLEIALYLTLAAAILWFGLRRAAGYARDGQLLLAVAVTGCVAVAVSPTGWRHQLLWVLLAVAGKVGRRAADRPVWPVAVVLAMTLPSDVLLPNLAALAPVRDNVLLLAALAAACAVPFLPRSSPYWHEPVPTRYGHPAPARWARVPLLPFWRRVLSRPNLLLELLLIRVGYSLYSHIRAAAPTSRSLAEGNGSQILGIERALGIDIEHAVNQAVVNTPWLEAFFNFYYTSFHFVVPLAILAVLYWRRPGDYRWARASLGLATVIALAGFWLYPLAPPRLMPGLGFVDTVHGVQDLANPSYGAMTAISNQYAAMPSLHFGWSLWCGIVIITLAPKGWQKLLGALHPTITVCAIVATANHWVLDAVGGAAVVGAGFGLVYVLSGPRGLRVALPGQRAGAEPAAQGEDAARVPEPARSR; encoded by the coding sequence ATAGGCGGTGGCGGCAGCGGCAGACTCGGGGCGGTGCGCCTCCTGCTGTGGGCACTGGCGGCCGTGCTCACCATCCGGCAGGCCGCCGCCGTGCTGAGCGTGCCACCGGGCGAGTGGCTGAGCGGCTTCCACCTCCCCGGCAGCCTGCCCGGCTCCCTCTACGACGCCGCGCAGTTCACCGGGACCCCCTTCGCGGGGCTCGTCCTCAAGCCGCTCGTCGGCCTCGCCGCCCCCTCCCTGGAGGTGGCCTGGACCTGTGTGACGCTGCTGTTCGTCGCCGGGATCGGGCTCGTCGCCGCCCGCGCGCTGCCCGATCCGGTGCCCCGCCGCACCGCCTGGTTGGCCGCGCCCGTGCTGGTCGCGCTGATGATGGTCTCGCTGCCCGTCCGCGAGGCCGCCTCCCCGGGGCAGACGGCCGTCCTGCCCGTCCTGCTGGTGCTGCTCGCCTTCTTCCGGGTCCCCGGCGAACGCCCCGCCGGCTTCCTCGTCGGCCTTGCCGCCGCCCTCCAGCCGGCGCTGCTGCTCTTCGCGCCGCTGCTGTGGCTCTCCGGCCGCCGCCCCACCGCCAAGGCCGCCGCCGTGACCTTCGCCGGCGCCACCGCGCTGTCCTGGGCGTCGCTGCCGCGCGACTCGTGGACGTACTGGGTCGAACACCTCGCGGGCACCGGCCTCGGCGGCGCCCCCGACAGCCTCGCCAACCAGTCCGTCCACGGCGCCCTGCTGCGCTTCGGCCTCGGCGGCCCGCTGGAGATCGCGCTCTACCTGACCCTCGCCGCCGCGATCCTCTGGTTCGGCCTGCGCCGCGCCGCCGGCTACGCCCGCGACGGTCAGCTGCTGCTCGCCGTCGCCGTCACCGGCTGCGTGGCCGTCGCCGTGTCCCCGACCGGATGGCGCCACCAGCTGCTGTGGGTGCTGCTCGCCGTCGCCGGCAAGGTGGGTCGGCGCGCCGCCGACCGGCCCGTGTGGCCCGTCGCCGTCGTGCTCGCCATGACCCTGCCGAGCGACGTCCTGCTGCCGAACCTGGCCGCGCTGGCCCCCGTACGCGACAACGTGCTGCTCCTCGCCGCCCTCGCCGCCGCCTGCGCCGTGCCGTTCCTGCCGCGCTCCTCGCCCTACTGGCACGAGCCCGTGCCCACGCGCTACGGGCACCCCGCGCCCGCGCGCTGGGCGCGCGTGCCGCTGCTGCCGTTCTGGCGACGGGTGCTGTCCCGCCCGAACCTGCTGCTGGAGCTGCTGCTGATACGGGTCGGCTACTCGCTCTACTCGCACATCCGCGCCGCCGCCCCCACCAGCCGTTCCCTCGCCGAGGGCAACGGCAGCCAGATCCTGGGCATCGAGCGGGCGCTCGGCATCGACATCGAGCACGCGGTGAACCAGGCGGTCGTGAACACGCCCTGGCTGGAGGCGTTCTTCAACTTCTACTACACCTCCTTCCACTTCGTGGTCCCGCTCGCGATCCTCGCGGTCCTCTACTGGCGCCGCCCCGGCGACTACCGCTGGGCGCGCGCCTCGCTGGGGCTGGCGACGGTCATCGCGCTGGCCGGTTTCTGGCTGTACCCGCTCGCGCCGCCGCGCCTCATGCCCGGCCTCGGCTTCGTCGACACCGTGCACGGGGTGCAGGACCTCGCGAACCCCTCCTACGGGGCGATGACCGCGATCTCCAACCAGTACGCGGCGATGCCCTCGCTGCACTTCGGCTGGTCCCTGTGGTGCGGGATCGTGATCATCACGCTCGCGCCGAAGGGCTGGCAGAAGCTCCTCGGCGCACTCCACCCCACGATCACGGTGTGCGCGATCGTGGCCACCGCCAACCACTGGGTCCTGGACGCGGTCGGCGGCGCGGCGGTCGTCGGCGCCGGCTTCGGCCTGGTCTACGTGCTCTCCGGACCGCGCGGGCTGCGGGTCGCCCTGCCCGGTCAGCGCGCGGGGGCCGAGCCGGCCGCCCAGGGCGAGGACGCCGCACGGGTGCCGGAGCCCGCCCGCAGCCGGTAG
- a CDS encoding GNAT family N-acetyltransferase — MDRNVIISETGDGATPRWSVVAEAFNTPDATALRRAYYAEVAGRYWKRSVTEAEIDEGLLDFPADDLTPPTGSFLVGRWGGVPLACAGIRLLDPRTAELTRIYVDPRARGTGGGAALLAALEEAGRALGAERVRLDTRSDLVEARALYARHGYREIPAYNSGPYAEHWFEKPLVPGSVPA, encoded by the coding sequence ATGGACAGGAACGTGATCATCAGCGAGACGGGCGACGGAGCCACCCCCCGGTGGAGCGTCGTCGCCGAAGCCTTCAACACCCCGGACGCGACCGCGCTGCGGCGCGCGTACTACGCGGAGGTGGCGGGCCGGTACTGGAAGAGGTCCGTCACGGAGGCCGAGATCGACGAGGGGCTCCTCGACTTCCCGGCGGACGACCTGACCCCGCCGACCGGCTCGTTCCTCGTGGGTCGGTGGGGTGGCGTGCCCCTGGCCTGCGCCGGCATACGCCTGCTCGACCCGCGCACCGCCGAGCTGACGAGGATCTACGTCGATCCGCGCGCCCGGGGCACCGGCGGCGGGGCGGCGCTGCTCGCCGCGCTGGAGGAGGCGGGCCGCGCCCTGGGCGCCGAGCGGGTGCGGTTGGACACCCGGAGCGACCTCGTGGAGGCCCGCGCGCTGTACGCGCGTCACGGGTACCGGGAGATACCGGCGTACAACTCCGGCCCGTATGCGGAGCACTGGTTCGAGAAGCCGCTCGTGCCGGGCTCCGTGCCCGCGTAG
- a CDS encoding antibiotic biosynthesis monooxygenase, whose amino-acid sequence MSIVKINALTVPAEQREVLERRFASRAGAVEGSDGFEWFELLRPVEGTDQYLVYTRWRSEEDFQAWMEGPMKAAHQGGGEGGAERPKPAASASTVWSFEVVQQAAPKKA is encoded by the coding sequence ATGAGCATCGTGAAGATCAACGCGTTGACCGTCCCGGCTGAGCAGCGGGAAGTACTGGAGCGGCGGTTCGCCTCGCGGGCGGGCGCGGTGGAGGGTTCGGACGGGTTCGAGTGGTTCGAGCTGCTGCGGCCCGTCGAGGGCACCGACCAGTACCTGGTCTACACGCGGTGGCGGTCCGAGGAGGACTTCCAGGCGTGGATGGAGGGGCCGATGAAGGCGGCGCACCAGGGTGGCGGCGAGGGGGGCGCGGAGCGTCCGAAGCCGGCGGCCTCCGCGTCGACGGTGTGGTCGTTCGAGGTCGTGCAGCAGGCGGCGCCGAAGAAGGCGTGA